Genomic segment of Xenopus laevis strain J_2021 chromosome 4S, Xenopus_laevis_v10.1, whole genome shotgun sequence:
CTCCCTATGGTACCAGCCACCTCACCCCTCCCTGCACAACATGAACCACACTTCCTACTTGCAGCCACAATCGGGGCGGGGGGATGAGGGCCAGTGCCCACGTGTACTGACTTGGGGGAGTGGGCCTGGGTCAGCTGTGCCACGGGACCCACCTGACTTTTCCCTGTGTCTTGGGAGCCCagtcttaactaaagaagaaagATGTTGCACATTGTGTCCAGCCGTAGACAGTGTACCACAACCGCATTAGCAGTGAAGATtggtgcctccaaatatgcccccagtagctccccatcttcttttctattaattcccagcacatgctctaTGCCACTTGTCCGTTATCTGaatttagggaccaactcaaaatataatgtaaatataaaaataatgatacaaggctgattagtaattaattcaggttCTCATTACACAGCAGATCAGAAGCAACtgtaatttgcatcagaatttaacaatcagctCTGCATTATCAGTTTCTATGACAGTTTATGTGAGGGAAACCtattttttgcttgatgatttctGAAAAACCCAAGTATAGCCTCGACAGCtccccagagcacactgagcatgagcaGTGTCGCtgactcctaacaaaatccaagatgtgaAGATCCTGTGCACTGAAACATTACTGTTATTGAGATGCTGACCATTTAAGTTAGTGCATTAagctaaatatattatataagacATTTcaggccatattcattttcagagtTTAAAAATGCAGCTGTATTTCGGACACCCAGTATTATATAAATCATAATTACAGTAATTATCCATTAAAACTAGGTAAACTCTATTTATAAACATGCTGATTGTTTTTACTGCCAACACTGTCAGACCTGTCCTAACCCACCGAATATCAATTCAAACAGCAAAGAAGCTGTGctgtaaaaaatggtgtaaaaagtgaTCACACCAATTTTTTACTGACTCTTTGCGGTAGGGTATTATGTAGCCTAAACTAAGCAGGGGTTAAGAAGAAAAACAAGCAAGCTCTTCGCACACAAAGCAAGTCAGTGCTGCTGAGACCCAGTATTTGTTTAGCAGAAGTAGACTTGCCTGGGGAAATATGGCATTTCCCTTAATATGTTTTAGGCTCCTTGCCATGGAAAGTACAAGTTTAACCTGGAagatattttatgtttaaaaactatttctagCCCTCCCTTATCTAAAATCCAAGTACTAATAAAGTGGGATGCATTGGAAGAAGCTATATATAGTAACAACTGCTTCATTGACAACTACGCCCAAAAGAAGGCTGAGTGTATCTGACCAAATCTGGTACTGTCAGTCATTTGCCACAACTGTAACTTTGTATGTGGGGTATGTGGCCCCAGATCAGCAAGAACACTTCTGATGTACAGGTGGAGCAGTGTCTGTAAAACGCAAGTTTTTCCCTCCGGGAGGATGATCTGTATCCAGGCtttctgacattttgtcacaGATTATGTCCACCAGGCGCTCAAACACTTGCTTCACCTGAATGTTCTCCTTAGCACTAGCTTCAAAGAACTGAAAgcctgcaataaataaataaaaaacaaataaaaaatagaatggaAGGCGAGAAACATCTTAAGATGAgagttgtatttagaaaactaaatatgtatttcttcATAGCAGTGTATTGTGTTATTGTTTAACATAGATGGTTGTTATAGCctggtttatgtaaaaaaaatctgtagaacAATTACTATATACCACATTAAAGTTGTTGCTATAATTGTTTGGTGGCTATTATTGTTTAATTAGTGATACAATTTGCATAACTCTTGCATAAAATCAAAGTttatattcttttgtatggaaacAATTTGTTGCCCCACATGCCAAGAATTTTATCCCTGTCATGAAGCTGTGGAGCAAAATGGTGCTATGTATGTATTCACAAGTAATTGGTACAATATATCTAAAGAAATTCCATTTTCTGCTAAAGTATCTCAACAAACATAGATATCCAAGCTCCACATCAGAATATATAGGCTAAAGCAATGTTAAGGTTTATATACCAGCATGTAATAAATATTATGGCTGCTGATGCAAAAAAtgagcaaaaaagaaaatattaggtaaaaaaatgaatacatatcATGAACTGTATCATGTCTGCCAGTGTCCTTAATTTTCAGGAAAGGGACAAAACAACTTGTCCCTGAAATGTCCTTGTTTTTAAAACTGttctaaaatgatttttcttttataaacaatgaaagaaaacaaaatccaaaTGAACTTTTCAATATGCGCTACTTAAAATGGCTTATATTTTAACCAGTAAGAGCAAGTGAAACCATAATTTGTTTATTGCATTCTGTTCTCTGCTTTTCacaaaaacaatgtagcagaagtcagttctctcTCAGTTGGCTTTTGCTATAGAGTTTTAACCAGAACCAGAGAATTTCAGAAAATACAGACAGACAGGCACTGTGTTTGATAGCATTTACTAATAACTAGAACAATagcaacattttcataaaaacggGCCTGTcaaccacacataaaaagctgtataataaatgccctttgcaaattaaacacaaaactatatattttttttaattaaaacatctatacctgttaGAAATGTATGTTTCCCTTACGTCCCTGTACGGCAGCAACCATGAGATTTATTCTTTGCAACCTGCTATGTAGGACAATGAAGagaaaaggttaattaaccccacCCATAAATAGGCACTCCCCCTAGaaatcaccagtgtttttttgtcctacctGCGTAGGAGAGTGAAGGTTTGTTGTCCGTTActaattatttcttttctttccttctaggGCTGTCAAGTTCCAGGTCTCCAGGAGACTTGATGACCATAGGATTGAACTACCCTAGGGGTAGAAGATCCGGAGGCTGTGAAGGGGTCTCTTTGGTTATGTTGCCCTCCATGAGGAATTTTTTGTGCAGCCGAGGGTTTGCCTTCTTCAAACATGGAGACGACTATTCCACTGTGGGACGCATGGACGCCAGGACGCGCGCGCGCGGTAAGACGCGCGTCGGAACGGGCGCGCGCGCGTCAGAACGGGCGCGCGCGCGTCAGAACGGGCGCGCGTCGGAACGTGCGCGCGTCGGAACGGGCGCGCGCACGCGATGACGTCACGAAGAGCGCCAATTACCAAATGAAGCTGAGGCTATTTACAGGTATGCAGTGGTATTCTCAGCGCAGTTCAGACAAGGTCTGCAGATCTGCTGGTGATACTTTTGAACTGTCTCCTCTGCCTAGGCTGCAGCCTCTTGGGCAGGTTGTAAGGTAGTGACTGAGACTGGAGGGATTGTACTGGGTGTGTTCCTAGGGAACATTTTAAGTATTCATTGTCTgctgttattgtttttttcagatgtCCATCCCTCCTCAGCAAGAGATTCCTGTTGCTAAGAAGCATAAGAAATCGAAACACATTCAGTGTAGAGCTTGTGATACTCCGCTTCCTGATGGATGTGACAGGAGATTCTGCCAGGAATGTTTGGCGAGTTTGGCTCAGAAGGATACTATTACTCCCTCTACAGATTGGATTAAGGATGTTGTTAAGACTTCTTTGAAAGAAATTTTAGACCAGATGCGAGTGGATCCGAATACACAGTGTAATGTTGTTGCTGAAGATTCTCCCTCATTAGCCAATCACTGGTTCTTGGAAGATACGGAGGAAGATTCATCATCTGAGGAGGAGGATGAATTAGCTCTTTTTTCTGTTGAGAATACAGCAAGATTAGTTAAGAAAGTAAAAGCTACCATGGATATTGCTGATGAGAAAGATTCCCAGAGTTCCTCTTCTTCAGCTAAAAGATCAAGATCTTTCCCTGTTCATCCTGTCATGAAGGAACTCATGGAAAGAGAGTGGAAAAATCCTGAGAAAGCCCCATCCATTACAAAGAGACACAAGTTGTTGTTTCCTATCCAAGAAGAGGAGCTGGAGAAGTGGGAATCTCCACCAAAGGTGGATGTTGCGGTAGCAAGGCTATCAAAGAAAACGGTCATCCCAGTGGAAGACGGGTCTGGCCTAAAAGATCCGATGGATCGGAAAGTGGAAAGCTTACTTAAACGCTCCTATACAGCGGCAGCGGCTTCCTGTAAGCCAGCTTTAGCAGCCTCAGGGGTAGCTCGCTCCTCAAGATTCTGGCTAAGACAACTTATTGAAGACATAAGTAATAAAGTTCCTAGGGAGGAATTGCTTGGATCCCTATCTAAAATTTCTACAGCAGTGGATTTTCTGTGTGATGCATCTATTGAAGGGATAAAATTGGCAGCCAAAGCTATGGCATTATCTACTGCAGCCAGACGGGCTCTATGGCTGAGAACATGGCCGGCAGATGTTATTTCAAAGAATAGTCTCTGTGCTATGGCCTTTGAGCCGGGTCATCTTTTTGGGGCAGAACTAGACAAACTGCTAGAGTCACTGTCAGGAGCCAAAAGTAAACGATTGCCTCAGGAGAACTTCAATAAGAGAAAGAAGAACTATTTTTTTCGGAATAGACGTCCCTCACCGAAAAGAGACTCCTTTCAGAGAAGCGGAAAGAAAACAGAAGTTAGTTCCTTCCACTCCTTCAGAGGCAGATACAACAGATACAGAGGAGAGAGTAAGTCTGCtgagcagaaaaagaaaacatctttctGACGCCAGAAGTGGTCTTCCGGTGGGAGGAAGATTGAGGGCGTTTTATCAAGAATGGGAAGAAAGGATTTCAGATGCTTGGATCCTGAAACTGATACAAGAAGGATACAAAGTAGAATTTCTTTGTTTTCCTCCACACAGGATTCTTATAACACCCATTGCATCGCCAGTAAAACAGGGAGCTTTAGAGAAGGCAATAACAGAATTCCTTGCTGCCAGGGTTCTCGAACCAGTGCCTCCATCCCAGGAATTTCTAGGTACTTACTCAAGGGTTTTTTTGGTACCAAAACCAAATGGGAGCTTCCGCACAATAATAGATTTGAGGTTTGTCAACCAGTTCATCCAAAAGTTGGCTTTCCGTATGGAAAATATCAGATCGGCTATAAAGCTCTTAGATCAAGGAGACTATATGGCTTCTTTAGACCTCAAGGACGCCTATCTTCATGTGCCTCTTTTCAAGGACCACAGAAGATTCCTACGAATAGCTCTGTACATGGGAGGGGAGCTTCGTCATTTTCAATTTCGTGTACTGCCCTTCGGAATAACAACAGCTCCCCGAGTGTTCACCAAGATTGTAACAACAATGGCAGCTGTATTGAGGGAAGAAGGGATTACGATAATTCCCTATCTGGACGATTGGCTTGTCACAGCTATATCAGCATCCCTGCTTCAGAAACATTTGGACAGAGTGATTACCTTCCTTGTACAACTAGGTTGGATAATAAATTGGGAGAAGTCATCGTTACATCCATCCAGAGTAATGAAATTCCTGGGGATGGAAATCAATTCAGTCAAGATGAAAGTTTTTTTACCACCAGAGAAAGTTCTCAGTCTCAAGCAATCAGTCCAACAGATCATTGCCAGACCGCATTCCTCTCTCAgagaattgatgagggtgctcGGTCTTATGACAGCGACGATCGATGCTGTACCATGGGCGAAATTTCACATGAGGCCCCTTCAGGCGGAGGTTCTCCTCAGATGGGATCGCCAGCCTTCTTCCTTGGAGAAGAAGTTTTTTCTCAGCAGAGAGACGAGACACCGGCTTCAATGGTGGCTTCAGGATCTCAATCTTACACAGGGATTATCTTTCCAACAGATGAATTGGTTAGTTCTCACAACAGATGCTTCCCAATCAGGATGGGGGGCCCATCTGAACCAATTAACAGCACAAGGTGTCTGGAGTCCAATGGAAAGGACTATGTCATCAAACTTCAGAGAAATGAGAGCAGTCTTCAAGGCAATCTTGGCGTTAGAACGACATCTCAGAGGGAAACATCTGAAAATCATGTCAGACAATTCTACCACAGTGGCATATATAAACAAGCAAGGGGGAACCAGAGCTCCCTTATTGAGCAAGGAGATACGGAAGATTATGGAGTGGGCAGAGACCAATATACCCAGTATTATGGCTGTGCACATAAAGGGAGAGAACAACATCTTAGCAGATCATCTAAGCAGAAATGCATTCAGACCGGGGGAATGGTCTCTGAATCAAGAAATATTCTTGAAAATTACGAGACGCTGGGGACTTCCAGCTATAGATTTAATGGCGACCAGGAAAAATCGCAAGCTGAGAACGTTCTGTTCCCTGAACAGGCAGGATCACCCAGATTTCCTAGACGCGATGTCAATCAGGTGGAGTTTTCACCAGGTCTACATATTCCCACCAATTTCCATGATCCTCAGGGTCATTCAGAAGATCAAGGAGGAACAAGTGAAGACCATCTTGATAACACCTTTCTGGCCAAGGAGAGTCTGGTTCTCACTGTTGATGAGGATGGCCAGGAAGGAATATTGGGTCCTTCCTCAAGTTCCGAAACTCCTGACTCAAGGTCCAATTGTTTGCCACGACCTCCCCAGACTTCGGCTAACGGCCTGGAATCTGATAGGTCCCTTTTAGAGTCACAGGATATTTCCCCGGAGGTAATTAATATCCTTGTACAATCTAGAAGAGATTCTACAAATAAGATCTATAGCAGGATCTGGAAAGTATTTAGAGCCTGGTGTAGCGGGAAAAAGGTTGCAAGCGACCAGCCTTCAATTCCTAACTTGTTAAAATTTCTTCAAGAAGGTTTCGACAAGGGATTAGCAGTTAATACAATCAAAGTTCAGATCTCAGCTCTTTCTGCTTTTTGGGGTAAATCCCTTGCTTCAATTCCACTTATCAAAAGGTTTGTAAAGGCCATATCTAAGATTCGACCTAAGATTTTTCAACCCCTTCCTTCTTGGGATTTGGCACTTGTCCTTAAGAATCTTTGTGTTTCCCCTTATGAGCCATTGGAGAGTTGTTCTATAAAATGTTTATCTTTCAAAGCTCTTTTTCTAGTGGCCATCACTTCAGCCAAACGTATTGGAGAATTGCAAGCTCTGTCATCCAAAGAACCGTACTTGGTTTTCCTTCAAGATCGGGTAGTTTTGAAACCTCTTCCTTTCTTCAGACCTAAAGTGGCATCCTTATCCAATACTAACCAAGAGATCATATTACCCTATATTAATCAAGAGACTCAAGAAAAGGACGATCAGCTTCAGTTTCTTGATGTGGGAAGAAGtctaaaaatatatgtgaatCGCACCAAGGAGTTTCGTAAAGACGAAAATCTATTCATCAGTTTTGCAGGGAAGAATAAAGGTCTAAAGGCTTCTAAACCATCTTTGGCAAGGTGGATTAAAGAGACGATTCAGATGGCATATATCAAGGAAGATCGTCTTCCTCCATTCCAGATTGCAGCTCATTCGACAAGAAAAATGTCCACGTCATGGGCAGAAGTCGCAGGAGTATCTATGGATAATATCTGCAAAGCAGCAACATGGAGTAACCCAAACACTTTTGTGCGACACTATAGGGTGGACATCTTAGCTGCTCAGGAAGCTTCCTTTGGCAGTAGGATCCTCCAGAGGGTGATATAACCTTGGAACCCACCCTTATTGCTCGCTAACTCTCATGGTTGCTGCCGTACAGGGACGTAAGGGAatgagtaaatttatacttaccgtaatttacttttcccttagtccctacGGCAGCAAGAATTCCCCgcccaaataataaaagatattaaGCATtaggtgttttctcattatttcaCTGGTGATTTCTAGGGGGAGTGCCTATTTATGGgtggggttaattaaccttttctCTTCATTGTCCTACATAGCAGGTTGCAAAGAATAAATCTCATGGTTGCTGCCgtagggactaagggaaaagtaaattacggtaagtataaatttactcaaTGCATGCCCAGCTTCTTTGcctcaggtagggttgccaccttttctggaaaaaaaataccggccttcctatatatttatcttttttcccctaaaataacagccaggtggcaatcctagcctCTGGGGTTGTGGTGATGGAAAATAACCTGAAGGACTTGGATGTAAAACAGGGGAAAGAGATTTGCAGAAGGGCACATATATGGTGAAGACATTAAAATTAAGGAAGGTTATGGAGATAATGGCATATGATCAGTGCTGAAAGCAAGCTATGGGGTAGGTGACttggggatgggcgaattttttcgccgtggaaatgatgcTCATAGACTTGCATTGCGAAAAAAAatgacgcgtgtcaaaaaaaattcactgtgtgtcaaatattttgacacccatagacattaatgggtgtctgcgacatttcgctggcagcACAGTTttgatgaaacgggtcaaattcgcccatcccactAGGTTTGCCACATGCCCGGCATTTCATCATCCTAGCCCGCAAAGCCAGGGTTGATATTACACATTTACCAAATTTTCCTGCAGTGGGCCATGTGCACCGGATTCCCAATATGGACCCACACCTACAAAACAGCCCAGCCGATGCAAACTCAC
This window contains:
- the LOC121393314 gene encoding uncharacterized protein LOC121393314 — encoded protein: MGRKDFRCLDPETDTRRIQSRISLFSSTQDSYNTHCIASKTGSFREGNNRIPCCQGSRTSASIPGISRYLLKGFFGTKTKWELPHNNRFEVCQPVHPKVGFPYGKYQIGYKALRSRRLYGFFRPQGRLSSCASFQGPQKIPTNSSVHGRGASSFSISCTALRNNNSSPSVHQDCNNNGSCIEGRRDYDNSLSGRLACHSYISIPASETFGQSDYLPCTTRLDNKLGEVIVTSIQSNEIPGDGNQFSQDESFFTTRESSQSQAISPTDHCQTAFLSQRIDEGARSYDSDDRCCTMGEISHEAPSGGGSPQMGSPAFFLGEEVFSQQRDETPASMVASGSQSYTGIIFPTDELVSSHNRCFPIRMGGPSEPINSTRCLESNGKDYVIKLQRNESSLQGNLGVRTTSQRETSENHVRQFYHSGIYKQARGNQSSLIEQGDTEDYGVGRDQYTQYYGCAHKGREQHLSRSSKQKCIQTGGMVSESRNILENYETLGTSSYRFNGDQEKSQAENVLFPEQAGSPRFPRRDVNQVEFSPGLHIPTNFHDPQGHSEDQGGTSEDHLDNTFLAKESLVLTVDEDGQEGILGPSSSSETPDSRSNCLPRPPQTSANGLESDRSLLESQDISPEVINILVQSRRDSTNKIYSRIWKVFRAWCSGKKVASDQPSIPNLLKFLQEGFDKGLAVNTIKVQISALSAFWGKSLASIPLIKRFVKAISKIRPKIFQPLPSWDLALVLKNLCVSPYEPLESCSIKCLSFKALFLVAITSAKRIGELQALSSKEPYLVFLQDRVVLKPLPFFRPKVASLSNTNQEIILPYINQETQEKDDQLQFLDVGRSLKIYVNRTKEFRKDENLFISFAGKNKGLKASKPSLARWIKETIQMAYIKEDRLPPFQIAAHSTRKMSTSWAEVAGVSMDNICKAATWSNPNTFVRHYRVDILAAQEASFGSRILQRVI